In one Nostoc sp. KVJ3 genomic region, the following are encoded:
- a CDS encoding sensor histidine kinase, with product MIRLTYPSFRLLLYLEWLLLATAMFMEVLLPFDLSSSFLLRVLVVATFSLMGLRLPMVKLETKLLYTALEFVLILLPTTQHSLSSRSVFLLCLVLVMRSSLIFKRSGQLFVLVLSLLTYATLLLSRPIVPENFRRDIIAMSWDWRLSNILLFSLTLVFALLLINALLAERQSREQLEITHQQLEITNQQLCQYALRIEDQATLQERNRIAREIHDGLGHTLVAQTIQINNTLLFWESNNDKALTFLKQAKELGAEALLEIRRSLSVLRSNPLQGQSLKSAIEKLLTDFEQTTGIEPYCKIDLPYTLPTEVNTALYRIVQESLTNICKHAQATSVSVGLLAHTGMIHLSIEDNGKGFNPTQNTTGFGLQGMRERAVALGAQLHLESKLGTGCCISVSLPLSKLLF from the coding sequence ATGATTCGCTTGACTTACCCATCATTTCGTCTGTTGCTTTACTTAGAGTGGCTGTTATTAGCTACAGCAATGTTCATGGAAGTTCTGCTACCCTTTGATTTGTCCTCGTCTTTCCTGCTACGAGTTTTGGTAGTCGCCACTTTCAGCTTGATGGGCTTGAGGCTACCAATGGTAAAGCTGGAAACAAAATTACTTTATACAGCCCTGGAATTCGTTTTAATTTTGCTGCCAACGACTCAACATAGCTTATCTAGTCGTTCCGTTTTCCTGCTGTGTTTGGTATTGGTGATGCGGAGTTCTCTCATATTTAAGCGATCGGGACAGTTGTTTGTCTTGGTTTTATCTCTGCTCACTTATGCAACACTGCTCTTATCAAGACCGATTGTACCTGAGAATTTTAGGCGAGATATAATTGCCATGTCTTGGGATTGGCGATTAAGTAATATATTATTGTTTAGCTTAACGTTAGTATTCGCTTTATTACTAATTAATGCCCTACTTGCAGAACGCCAAAGTCGAGAGCAGTTAGAAATTACCCATCAACAATTAGAGATTACTAATCAACAATTGTGTCAGTATGCGCTACGAATTGAAGATCAGGCAACCTTACAAGAACGCAATCGAATTGCCCGTGAAATTCATGATGGCTTAGGACATACTCTAGTTGCCCAAACTATTCAGATTAATAATACCCTGTTGTTCTGGGAATCAAATAATGACAAAGCATTAACATTTCTCAAGCAAGCAAAGGAATTGGGGGCTGAGGCGCTGTTGGAAATTCGGCGATCGCTTTCTGTTTTACGTTCAAATCCTTTACAAGGGCAATCTCTGAAATCAGCCATTGAAAAACTATTGACAGATTTTGAGCAAACTACAGGTATTGAACCATACTGTAAAATTGATCTGCCGTACACTTTACCAACAGAAGTAAACACGGCCCTTTACCGGATTGTGCAAGAATCGCTGACAAATATTTGCAAACACGCTCAGGCGACAAGTGTTAGTGTGGGATTACTGGCTCACACTGGGATGATTCATCTGTCTATTGAAGATAATGGCAAAGGATTTAACCCCACTCAAAATACAACCGGCTTTGGGTTGCAAGGGATGCGAGAACGAGCGGTTGCACTGGGCGCTCAGTTGCATCTTGAGAGTAAACTTGGAACAGGTTGCTGTATTTCTGTTTCTTTACCACTATCAAAGCTGTTATTTTAG
- a CDS encoding MFS transporter, translated as MVTRSVKHQGSLKALDWLNVFLADIQGGVGPFLVVYLTSSLHWNPSQVGLVMTISGLTGVIAQTPIGGLVDRLRQKRSLIIIAAVLIGISSIATVTIPSFPVITISQSFCAIAGAFFGPTIAAISLGLVGRGGIEYRLGRNQTLSSSGNVAAAMLAGLIGHFVAQAAIFYFMALMSVAVIVCAFKIRKQDINYRLARGGDEQESKEIQEDGKEKVNVSKFTTLLSDRRLLIFAICAVLFHFANAAMLPLVGEVLAHHQGASPTLFMSACIVTAQLVMIPLGILVGGRASKDQRKPIFLIAFLVLPIRAVLYTLSDNPFFLVSVQLLDGVGGGIFGVMQLLVIADLTKGTGHFNLAQGAIGTAVGIGASLSNSLAGFVAKSAGYNASFLTMAAIATVALIFFWFFMPETKSTAYPVSSKSGLATFRE; from the coding sequence ATGGTTACTCGTTCGGTGAAGCATCAAGGAAGTCTAAAAGCACTCGATTGGTTAAATGTATTTTTAGCAGATATTCAGGGCGGTGTCGGCCCGTTTCTAGTGGTTTATCTAACTTCAAGTCTGCATTGGAACCCCTCTCAGGTGGGATTGGTAATGACGATTTCAGGATTGACAGGGGTAATTGCTCAAACACCGATTGGAGGATTAGTCGATCGGTTACGCCAGAAGCGATCGCTAATTATTATCGCTGCTGTGTTAATTGGCATCAGTTCAATTGCCACCGTTACGATCCCATCATTCCCCGTAATTACAATATCTCAATCCTTCTGCGCCATTGCTGGAGCATTTTTTGGCCCAACGATCGCTGCAATTTCTCTAGGATTGGTAGGACGAGGGGGTATTGAATATCGCCTTGGGCGCAACCAAACTCTCAGTTCTTCTGGAAATGTCGCAGCAGCAATGCTGGCAGGATTAATCGGTCATTTTGTGGCTCAGGCAGCTATCTTCTACTTTATGGCGCTGATGTCAGTTGCAGTGATTGTCTGCGCTTTCAAGATTCGCAAACAGGATATTAATTATCGGTTAGCAAGAGGGGGTGACGAGCAAGAAAGCAAAGAGATACAAGAAGATGGGAAAGAAAAAGTTAATGTTTCTAAGTTTACAACCCTATTGAGCGATCGCCGTCTCCTGATTTTTGCCATCTGTGCAGTGTTGTTCCACTTTGCCAACGCTGCCATGTTACCCTTGGTCGGTGAGGTACTGGCTCACCATCAAGGCGCTAGTCCAACGTTATTTATGTCTGCCTGTATTGTCACTGCTCAATTAGTGATGATTCCCTTGGGAATTTTGGTTGGGGGACGGGCGAGTAAAGATCAACGTAAACCTATTTTTCTGATCGCATTTCTGGTGTTACCGATTCGTGCCGTGCTGTATACCCTCAGCGATAATCCTTTCTTTCTGGTATCAGTGCAATTATTAGATGGGGTTGGCGGAGGAATTTTTGGGGTGATGCAGCTTTTGGTGATTGCCGATTTGACTAAGGGAACCGGACACTTTAATCTGGCACAGGGAGCAATTGGAACTGCTGTTGGTATTGGTGCATCCCTCAGTAATTCCTTGGCTGGTTTTGTTGCGAAATCTGCTGGCTACAATGCTAGCTTTTTGACTATGGCAGCGATCGCAACAGTTGCCTTAATTTTCTTCTGGTTTTTCATGCCCGAAACTAAATCTACAGCCTATCCAGTAAGCTCTAAATCGGGGCTTGCGACGTTTAGGGAATAG
- a CDS encoding response regulator transcription factor: MIRILLVDDQHLIRQGLKSMLESNAEMQVIGEAENGQRALEQISILQPDIVLMDVRMPVMDGVATTKAIAQQYPHIKVLVLTTFNDDEYVYQAMRLGAKGYLLKDTEPDELMLAIRSVYKGQTLLGPGLFEKALTPIAAPVPSVEPPPELSQLTPRELDVLRLIASGANNREIAESLFLSENTVKNYVTSILSRLSLRDRTQAALFAHSLFGGLK; encoded by the coding sequence ATGATTAGGATTTTATTAGTTGACGATCAGCATCTGATTCGCCAGGGACTTAAGAGTATGCTTGAGTCTAATGCAGAGATGCAGGTAATTGGTGAGGCAGAAAATGGGCAACGCGCACTCGAACAGATTTCCATACTACAACCCGATATTGTCCTGATGGATGTTCGGATGCCCGTAATGGATGGAGTTGCGACAACAAAAGCGATCGCTCAACAATATCCTCACATTAAGGTTCTCGTCCTCACTACCTTCAATGATGATGAGTATGTTTACCAGGCGATGCGGCTGGGTGCAAAGGGATATTTGCTCAAGGATACTGAACCTGATGAACTGATGTTGGCAATTCGCTCTGTATACAAGGGACAAACCCTACTCGGCCCGGGATTGTTTGAGAAAGCACTTACGCCGATTGCCGCACCTGTGCCGTCTGTAGAACCTCCACCGGAATTGTCGCAACTCACACCTAGAGAATTGGATGTATTGCGGTTAATTGCTTCTGGAGCTAATAATCGTGAAATTGCTGAATCACTCTTTCTTTCAGAAAACACTGTTAAGAATTACGTTACCAGTATTCTGAGTCGGTTGAGTTTGCGCGATCGCACTCAAGCCGCTTTATTTGCCCATTCGTTATTTGGTGGACTTAAATAG